Proteins encoded together in one Calditrichota bacterium window:
- the fliP gene encoding flagellar type III secretion system pore protein FliP (The bacterial flagellar biogenesis protein FliP forms a type III secretion system (T3SS)-type pore required for flagellar assembly.), which translates to MFAPALLAQTLPTVSIQMDSSPDPAKTVTTLQIVGLMTMLALAPALVLMMTSFTRIIVVFHFLRQAMGAAQVPPAQLMVGLALILSFYIMSPAINEANTNALQPYLRGEVEQKAAWELAAKPFKEFMMKQVREKDLALFSQMANDAAPTNASEITMSVLLPAYVVSELRIAFQIGFAIYLPFLIIDMVVSSVLLAMGMMMLPPVTVSLPFKILLFVMVDGWYLLVQSLVQSFH; encoded by the coding sequence ATGTTCGCGCCTGCTCTTCTGGCGCAAACGTTACCGACGGTTTCAATTCAAATGGACAGCAGCCCCGATCCGGCGAAAACCGTGACGACGCTGCAAATCGTCGGTTTGATGACGATGCTGGCGCTTGCGCCCGCGTTGGTCCTGATGATGACGAGCTTCACCCGCATCATCGTCGTCTTTCACTTCTTGCGCCAAGCGATGGGCGCGGCGCAAGTGCCGCCCGCGCAATTGATGGTCGGGCTTGCTCTGATTCTGTCTTTCTACATCATGTCGCCCGCGATCAACGAAGCGAATACGAATGCTTTGCAGCCGTATCTGCGCGGCGAAGTTGAGCAGAAGGCGGCATGGGAATTGGCGGCCAAGCCATTTAAGGAATTCATGATGAAGCAAGTTCGCGAAAAAGACCTTGCGCTCTTCTCACAGATGGCGAACGACGCCGCGCCGACGAACGCGTCCGAAATCACAATGTCCGTTCTGCTTCCCGCGTATGTCGTCAGCGAACTGCGCATCGCCTTCCAGATCGGATTTGCGATTTATCTTCCGTTCCTGATTATTGACATGGTTGTTTCGTCGGTACTGCTCGCAATGGGTATGATGATGCTGCCGCCTGTTACCGTTAGCTTGCCGTTCAAGATTTTGCTCTTCGTAATGGTTGACGGCTGGTATTTGCTGGTACAATCTCTCGTACAGAGTTTTCACTAA
- the fliR gene encoding flagellar biosynthetic protein FliR: MDLPVGISSVEHFVLIFVRISAALAVLPIFKHKAVPAMLKAGLALALTFLIAPSVPLTTVAKTGTIADYLLMGMSETVCGLLMGFAGQFIFYAIEICGRILGLQSGLSIVATIDPNIEGQSDVLTQVYELMAILVFLSINGHLMLLQTLRASFDTIAVGSLSLDGKLAEWSVSQAGIVLSHGVQLAAPMMVTLFLSDVALGILTRVAPTMNVFVLGFPMKIGITLMFAALTAGTIASIFANQYRDFAIELPGFLRVLAGS; the protein is encoded by the coding sequence ATGGATCTGCCGGTTGGCATATCGTCCGTTGAACATTTTGTTCTGATCTTTGTCCGGATTTCGGCGGCCCTTGCTGTGCTGCCTATTTTTAAGCATAAGGCCGTCCCGGCCATGCTAAAAGCGGGACTTGCATTGGCTTTGACATTCCTGATTGCACCAAGTGTGCCGCTAACCACAGTCGCAAAAACCGGTACGATTGCGGACTATTTGTTGATGGGAATGTCGGAAACGGTGTGCGGGCTGCTGATGGGATTTGCCGGTCAATTCATTTTCTACGCGATTGAAATCTGCGGACGCATTCTCGGTCTGCAATCAGGATTGTCGATTGTCGCGACTATTGATCCGAATATTGAAGGGCAGTCCGATGTGCTGACGCAAGTCTACGAGCTTATGGCCATTCTGGTGTTTCTTTCCATTAACGGGCATTTGATGCTCTTGCAGACTTTGCGCGCCAGTTTTGACACGATTGCTGTCGGATCGTTGTCACTTGACGGAAAGCTCGCAGAATGGTCCGTTTCGCAGGCCGGAATCGTTCTTTCGCATGGCGTGCAACTCGCCGCCCCGATGATGGTTACGCTTTTCTTGAGCGACGTCGCCCTGGGCATATTAACTCGCGTGGCGCCGACCATGAACGTGTTCGTGCTGGGATTTCCTATGAAGATCGGTATCACGTTGATGTTTGCCGCGCTGACTGCCGGTACGATTGCGAGTATCTTTGCGAACCAATACCGGGATTTCGCAATTGAACTTCCCGGTTTCTTGAGAGTCTTAGCAGGAAGCTGA
- the fliM gene encoding flagellar motor switch protein FliM, with the protein MSKILTQEEIDSLLRNVASGDSIEAAPGAGEKPIHLYDFKHPDRISKDQLRALRTIHDSFACAFGTYLSGTLRTLVDINLLSIDQAAYSEYMLSLSVPSCLYIISSNQLKGSIILEVSPQFSLLVVDRLLGGLGSRQEIMREMTIIEQTILRRVIESGLASLSDAWRSVQPMSLYVESYEANPQFVQIAPASESAVVISCEIVVRDFTYPMNLCFPYFVLEPMMTNLTTGWTNMSTKQIRPEEKNELVERVRLSKLPVRAQLGSTMLNMYDYLSLKIGDVLLLDQRTDDPVKVWVDKKVKFWAEPGNAKHQQAIRITRVISDQEEIVHE; encoded by the coding sequence ATGAGCAAAATCCTCACACAAGAAGAAATTGATTCGCTGCTCCGCAACGTTGCGTCCGGCGATTCAATTGAAGCTGCTCCGGGAGCCGGTGAGAAGCCGATACACCTCTACGACTTCAAACACCCGGACCGCATTTCAAAAGACCAGCTTCGCGCGCTTCGTACTATTCACGACAGTTTCGCGTGCGCCTTCGGCACTTATCTTTCGGGAACTCTCCGCACGCTCGTAGACATCAACTTGCTGTCGATCGATCAAGCCGCGTATTCGGAATACATGCTTTCGTTGTCCGTGCCGTCATGTTTGTACATCATTTCCTCGAACCAATTGAAAGGTTCCATCATTCTGGAAGTCTCCCCGCAGTTCTCACTGTTGGTTGTGGACAGATTGCTGGGCGGACTTGGTTCGCGTCAGGAAATCATGCGCGAAATGACGATCATCGAGCAGACGATCCTGCGCCGTGTCATTGAATCCGGACTCGCTTCACTTTCCGACGCGTGGCGATCGGTTCAGCCGATGTCGCTCTACGTCGAATCCTACGAGGCAAATCCGCAGTTCGTTCAGATCGCGCCCGCGTCCGAATCGGCCGTCGTGATTTCCTGCGAAATCGTCGTCCGCGATTTCACGTATCCCATGAATCTCTGTTTCCCGTATTTCGTGCTCGAACCCATGATGACCAACCTGACGACCGGTTGGACGAACATGAGCACGAAGCAGATTAGGCCCGAAGAAAAAAATGAGCTCGTTGAACGCGTGCGGCTTAGCAAATTGCCCGTCCGCGCACAACTGGGCTCGACCATGCTCAACATGTACGACTACTTGTCCCTCAAGATCGGCGACGTCCTGCTGCTCGACCAGAGGACGGACGACCCCGTGAAAGTCTGGGTTGACAAGAAAGTGAAGTTTTGGGCCGAACCGGGCAACGCCAAACATCAACAAGCCATTCGCATCACGCGAGTAATCTCTGATCAGGAGGAAATCGTCCATGAGTGA
- the flgF gene encoding flagellar basal-body rod protein FlgF: MIKGIYNSGAAMRAGLLRQDITANNLANASTTGFKQDRFVLEQQVDGKNVDENRNLLTAVNAGRYVNFSSGPLENTTAPLDFALQGEGFFVIADDSGTFYTRNGRFDRNAEGTLVDAQGRRVQGVGGDITLPPGTITVADDGSVSVDGKPVDRLRVVEFDDPGSLAKNGDNLFSDPSSAAGERDALRPQVAQGFLEQSNVDAVREMVEMIATSRHYEASSRLLMAQDTSLNHVVNDIGRV; encoded by the coding sequence ATGATAAAAGGTATCTACAACTCAGGTGCGGCGATGCGCGCAGGTCTCCTGCGGCAGGACATCACCGCCAACAATCTCGCAAATGCGTCCACCACCGGATTCAAGCAGGATCGCTTCGTGCTCGAACAACAGGTCGATGGCAAAAATGTCGATGAAAACCGCAATCTCTTGACTGCGGTGAACGCCGGACGCTATGTCAATTTCTCTTCAGGTCCGCTTGAGAACACGACCGCGCCGCTTGATTTCGCGCTCCAAGGAGAAGGCTTCTTCGTCATCGCGGATGATTCCGGCACGTTCTACACGCGCAACGGACGCTTTGACCGCAATGCCGAAGGCACGCTCGTCGATGCCCAAGGCCGTCGTGTGCAGGGTGTCGGCGGAGACATCACGCTCCCCCCGGGAACGATCACGGTTGCCGATGACGGAAGCGTTTCCGTTGACGGCAAACCCGTCGACAGACTCCGAGTCGTAGAGTTCGACGATCCCGGCTCGCTGGCCAAAAACGGAGATAATCTCTTCAGTGACCCCTCTTCCGCGGCCGGCGAACGCGACGCACTCCGTCCGCAAGTCGCACAAGGATTTCTTGAACAGTCAAATGTTGACGCCGTTCGTGAAATGGTCGAAATGATCGCGACCTCAAGGCACTATGAAGCAAGTTCCCGCCTCTTGATGGCGCAGGATACATCATTGAATCACGTCGTGAATGACATCGGCAGAGTCTAA
- the fliQ gene encoding flagellar biosynthesis protein FliQ — protein MTQELAAYLTSHALSTALVVCAPMLLAGMIVGVAVSIFQAVTQINEMTLAFVPKIVVTALALLVFMQWMAAKLVDFMQYIFALIPSIAK, from the coding sequence ATGACTCAAGAACTCGCCGCGTACTTGACAAGCCACGCGCTGTCCACGGCTCTGGTAGTTTGCGCGCCTATGCTTTTAGCGGGTATGATTGTCGGTGTCGCGGTCTCGATCTTTCAAGCCGTGACCCAAATCAATGAAATGACGCTCGCGTTCGTGCCAAAGATTGTCGTGACGGCGCTTGCTCTGCTTGTGTTCATGCAGTGGATGGCCGCCAAGTTGGTGGACTTCATGCAATACATATTCGCACTTATCCCGAGTATCGCAAAATGA
- the flhA gene encoding flagellar biosynthesis protein FlhA, producing MSTAAATNTAKARKGGTLGGLLKQSDVIMALALVAIVVVMIIPIPTYMLDIALACSISLSLAILLTALYVEEPLKFSVFPGLLLVVTLFRLALNIASTRLILGQGNAGSIITAFGNFVVGGNYFVGLVIFIVLVIINLIVITKGSGRIAEVAARFTLDAMPGKQMAIDADLNQGMIDEAEARKRREKISREADFYGAMDGASKFVRGDAVAGLLITAINILGGFGVGMVQMGLSWQDSASSFTILTVGDGLVSQIPALLISVASGIIVTRAATEGNLGSDITGQLMGYPRALFISSGVLALFAFTPGLPTVPFLILAASTFALGRVSESRKKEVKQEAETAKTAVQKPQDRLEDYVLVDPLEVQIGYGLIPLVEGGPGGDLLDRITVLRKQMAADSGFVIPPVRIRDNTQLAPNVYIIRIRGSEASRGEVRPGMLMALSGGEGGLKVEGIPTKDPSFGLPAIWISREQKELAQSRGYTVVEPAAVISTHLSELLKVEGYRLMSRELVQELLDAVKRTHKAVVEEIIPGQLGIGQVQKVLQNLLREGLPIRDMATILETLADYAPMTKDPEYLTEAVRSALSKAIAEKYEDEPGMLSALTMEPKLEQMIADGLRSAAKEGSEFALPTAVTQRLIGTLKQLAQGMLNRGFQPIVVTAPGTRAFIKKLLEVDQPSLIVLSTAELPPATRIQPMGIVKIEG from the coding sequence ATGAGTACCGCCGCAGCAACTAATACCGCGAAAGCCCGCAAAGGGGGAACCCTCGGCGGCCTGCTGAAACAAAGTGACGTGATTATGGCGCTCGCGCTGGTCGCGATTGTCGTCGTCATGATCATTCCGATTCCGACGTACATGCTGGACATCGCGCTGGCATGTTCGATTTCTTTGTCCTTGGCGATTCTGCTTACTGCGCTCTATGTCGAAGAACCGCTAAAGTTCTCCGTTTTTCCCGGATTGCTTTTGGTCGTCACGCTGTTCCGTTTGGCGTTGAACATTGCGAGTACGAGACTGATTCTGGGACAAGGCAATGCCGGATCTATCATCACGGCGTTCGGAAACTTTGTCGTCGGGGGAAATTATTTCGTCGGTCTCGTCATCTTTATTGTTCTTGTCATTATCAACTTGATTGTTATCACCAAAGGTTCCGGACGTATCGCCGAAGTCGCCGCGCGTTTTACCTTGGACGCTATGCCCGGTAAGCAGATGGCAATCGATGCGGATCTTAATCAAGGCATGATTGACGAGGCGGAAGCCCGCAAACGCCGTGAAAAGATTTCGCGCGAAGCGGATTTCTACGGCGCAATGGACGGTGCTTCCAAGTTCGTGCGTGGAGATGCCGTCGCGGGTCTGTTGATCACGGCGATAAACATACTCGGCGGATTCGGCGTCGGCATGGTGCAAATGGGGCTTTCGTGGCAAGATTCTGCTTCTTCGTTCACGATTCTCACGGTCGGTGACGGACTCGTTTCACAAATCCCCGCACTTCTGATTTCCGTCGCCAGCGGTATCATCGTCACACGTGCCGCGACGGAAGGCAACCTCGGTTCCGATATCACGGGACAATTGATGGGTTATCCGCGCGCGTTGTTCATATCGTCCGGCGTGCTCGCGTTGTTCGCTTTCACTCCCGGCTTGCCGACCGTTCCGTTCCTCATCTTGGCCGCTTCGACGTTTGCGCTTGGTCGCGTGAGTGAATCACGTAAAAAAGAAGTAAAGCAAGAAGCCGAAACTGCCAAGACTGCCGTCCAGAAACCGCAGGATCGCCTCGAAGACTATGTGCTGGTAGATCCGCTCGAAGTGCAAATCGGCTACGGTTTGATCCCGCTCGTGGAAGGCGGTCCCGGTGGTGATTTGCTCGACCGCATCACGGTTTTGCGCAAACAAATGGCCGCCGATTCCGGTTTCGTAATTCCGCCCGTGCGCATTCGCGACAATACGCAGCTCGCGCCAAATGTCTACATCATTCGTATTCGCGGAAGTGAAGCGAGCAGGGGAGAGGTGCGTCCGGGTATGTTGATGGCGCTCTCCGGTGGCGAAGGCGGATTGAAGGTGGAGGGTATTCCGACTAAGGACCCGAGTTTCGGTTTGCCTGCAATTTGGATTTCGCGCGAGCAAAAAGAGCTCGCGCAATCCCGCGGCTATACAGTGGTCGAACCTGCCGCCGTGATCTCAACGCACCTTTCGGAACTCCTGAAAGTCGAAGGCTACCGCTTGATGTCGCGTGAACTCGTGCAAGAGCTGCTCGACGCCGTCAAACGGACGCACAAAGCCGTCGTCGAAGAAATCATCCCCGGTCAGCTTGGTATCGGGCAGGTTCAAAAGGTTCTGCAAAACCTCTTGCGTGAAGGTCTGCCGATTCGAGACATGGCGACGATTCTCGAGACGTTGGCCGACTACGCGCCGATGACCAAAGATCCGGAATACCTCACCGAAGCAGTTCGCTCGGCGCTTTCCAAGGCTATCGCCGAAAAATATGAAGACGAACCGGGCATGTTGTCCGCACTTACAATGGAGCCGAAACTCGAGCAAATGATCGCCGACGGACTCAGAAGCGCCGCCAAAGAAGGCAGCGAGTTCGCATTACCGACCGCCGTTACCCAGCGGTTGATCGGTACGTTGAAGCAACTTGCTCAAGGAATGCTCAACCGAGGCTTCCAACCCATTGTCGTTACAGCTCCCGGAACGAGAGCCTTTATCAAGAAACTGCTTGAAGTGGATCAGCCCAGCTTGATTGTATTATCAACGGCTGAGTTGCCGCCCGCAACGAGAATACAGCCCATGGGCATCGTGAAGATTGAAGGATAA
- a CDS encoding flagellar basal body-associated FliL family protein, which translates to MAKEKPKQPEAAEEQAEPKKKSPLMKYLIIAGILIAQTAAAYFIQKTIFFPDQHSDTEQVAEEEGGHGEEAGEEGGHGESAGGSIALLDEIIVNPAGTGGRRFLSTVVGLTLKDPKLEETVAAQMPIIRDAAITLLSSKSLDQLASIGYRDSLRSELVATINGLVKEEPVTGVVFSTYVLQ; encoded by the coding sequence ATGGCAAAAGAAAAACCCAAGCAACCAGAAGCTGCCGAAGAGCAGGCGGAGCCGAAGAAAAAGTCCCCGTTGATGAAATATCTCATCATCGCCGGGATTCTCATCGCGCAAACTGCCGCCGCTTACTTCATCCAAAAGACGATCTTCTTTCCGGACCAACATTCGGATACCGAACAAGTCGCCGAAGAAGAAGGCGGACACGGTGAAGAAGCCGGCGAAGAGGGCGGACATGGAGAATCCGCGGGCGGCAGCATCGCATTGCTCGACGAAATTATCGTCAACCCCGCCGGGACCGGTGGACGTCGCTTTCTCTCGACGGTCGTCGGCCTGACTCTCAAAGATCCCAAACTCGAAGAAACCGTTGCGGCGCAAATGCCGATTATTCGTGATGCGGCAATCACACTGCTTTCTTCCAAGTCGCTGGACCAGCTCGCCAGCATCGGATACCGTGACTCACTGCGCTCCGAGTTGGTTGCCACGATTAACGGTTTGGTCAAGGAAGAACCCGTCACGGGTGTTGTCTTCTCAACCTACGTCCTGCAATAG
- the flhB gene encoding flagellar biosynthesis protein FlhB, giving the protein MFDRDSKTEKPTPRRRQQAREKGSVARSQDLNSAVLLLGAAISLSVLGSGIINGLGEMLKDMIRRSGSLRFENGQGISIFQQEITVVGKVIFPFLLSILVIGLVVNISQVGFKVSWKAAAPQWNRLNPLSGFKRFFSVRALVELGKSLLKLTFVGLALYFAIKASALQAPWLFYMPTDQVIGEIGRLLDNLFIYAALALMLIGFADFAYQRYDHEQSLKMSKEEVKEEAKQQEGDPKVKGKIRELMIKSTLKRMMKNVPDADVVITNPTHIAVAIKYDREKNSAPIVVAKGARKVAERIKEIAAEHGVPIVENKPLARILFKSVDIGMEIPVDLYKAVAEVLAYVYRIKNKFFGVA; this is encoded by the coding sequence ATGTTTGATCGCGATTCAAAAACTGAAAAACCTACTCCACGGCGCCGGCAGCAGGCGCGTGAAAAGGGTTCGGTCGCGCGGTCTCAAGATCTGAATTCGGCCGTCCTGCTGCTCGGAGCGGCCATCTCGCTTTCAGTGCTGGGTTCCGGTATTATCAACGGACTCGGCGAAATGCTGAAAGATATGATTCGCCGATCCGGTTCATTAAGGTTTGAGAATGGTCAAGGCATTTCGATATTTCAACAAGAAATCACAGTCGTTGGCAAAGTGATCTTTCCGTTCCTACTGTCGATTCTGGTCATCGGATTGGTCGTGAATATTTCTCAAGTGGGTTTCAAGGTGTCGTGGAAGGCTGCCGCGCCGCAGTGGAACCGCCTGAACCCGCTGTCAGGTTTCAAACGGTTCTTTTCCGTCCGCGCGTTGGTAGAACTCGGTAAAAGCCTGTTGAAGCTCACCTTTGTCGGACTCGCTCTTTATTTCGCGATCAAAGCGTCGGCCCTGCAAGCACCGTGGCTCTTTTATATGCCGACCGATCAGGTTATTGGCGAAATCGGCCGTTTGCTGGACAACTTGTTTATCTATGCCGCTCTTGCGCTTATGTTGATCGGTTTTGCCGACTTCGCCTACCAGAGATACGATCACGAGCAATCTCTGAAAATGAGCAAGGAAGAAGTCAAGGAAGAAGCGAAACAGCAGGAAGGCGATCCGAAAGTCAAGGGAAAGATTCGCGAGTTGATGATCAAGTCGACTCTAAAGCGAATGATGAAAAACGTTCCTGATGCCGACGTAGTCATCACCAACCCGACGCACATCGCAGTAGCAATCAAGTATGACCGTGAAAAGAACTCCGCTCCAATCGTCGTCGCCAAAGGTGCGCGCAAAGTCGCCGAGCGCATCAAGGAAATCGCGGCCGAGCACGGAGTCCCAATTGTTGAAAACAAGCCTTTGGCCCGAATTCTCTTCAAATCCGTCGACATCGGAATGGAAATCCCGGTAGACCTCTATAAAGCGGTCGCCGAGGTGCTGGCCTACGTATATCGAATCAAGAACAAATTCTTCGGAGTGGCGTAA
- the fliO gene encoding flagellar biosynthetic protein FliO has protein sequence MGVDVLRTFAALAFVIGLIFVLAWAYRKYLPTGSPTGKEQEGWRMLGSRMLGPGRQVVVLEVGTKLLLVGMTKETMTPLMEIDGEEDCKLVANALASKSGSSFADVLKRTRGQ, from the coding sequence ATGGGTGTTGACGTCCTAAGAACGTTTGCCGCGTTGGCCTTTGTAATCGGATTGATTTTCGTACTGGCATGGGCCTATCGCAAATACCTTCCGACAGGTTCGCCGACGGGCAAAGAGCAGGAGGGTTGGCGCATGCTGGGATCGCGCATGCTTGGTCCCGGACGCCAAGTGGTCGTTCTTGAAGTCGGCACAAAACTTTTGCTGGTCGGAATGACTAAAGAAACTATGACACCGCTCATGGAAATTGACGGCGAGGAAGATTGCAAACTTGTTGCGAATGCCCTGGCGTCAAAATCCGGAAGTTCGTTTGCGGACGTTTTGAAGAGGACCCGCGGGCAGTGA
- a CDS encoding FliA/WhiG family RNA polymerase sigma factor codes for MKAINTAAKSWEAYVRNQSPELREQLLMEYLPMVRRMATRFLGTLPRSVRLDDLVSAGVMGLLTSIDNFDPTLGIKFETYAMTRIRGAMVDSLRELDWVPRSIRSKARKLEQAVEQITNRLGRSPEDAELAEHLGLDVEEYRSLLDEVNVAVLLSLDDTLKGQDGSESSLSDSTPDTTFTAHDERLEEQEVRDLLVDGLRDMPEQERLVVALYYYEELTLKEIGEILGLTESRVSQIHSKALLVLRAKVRTRMSS; via the coding sequence ATGAAAGCCATCAACACTGCCGCGAAGAGCTGGGAAGCCTACGTTCGCAATCAAAGTCCCGAATTGCGCGAACAGCTCCTGATGGAGTACCTGCCGATGGTGCGCCGGATGGCCACCCGCTTTCTCGGTACTCTGCCGCGCAGTGTCAGACTTGACGATCTGGTTTCAGCGGGTGTGATGGGACTACTGACGTCCATTGACAATTTTGATCCGACGCTGGGAATAAAGTTCGAAACCTACGCCATGACCCGCATCCGCGGCGCTATGGTGGACAGTCTTCGAGAACTCGATTGGGTCCCGCGTTCGATTCGTTCCAAAGCCCGCAAACTTGAACAGGCCGTAGAGCAAATCACCAACCGGCTTGGCCGTTCTCCCGAAGACGCCGAACTTGCCGAACATCTCGGACTCGACGTCGAAGAATACCGGTCGCTGCTCGACGAAGTCAACGTCGCCGTTCTGCTGTCGCTTGACGACACTCTGAAAGGGCAGGATGGAAGCGAATCGTCGCTGTCGGACTCCACGCCCGATACGACGTTCACCGCGCACGACGAACGGCTCGAAGAACAGGAAGTTCGCGATCTCTTGGTGGACGGACTGCGCGACATGCCCGAACAGGAAAGACTCGTCGTCGCGCTCTATTACTACGAAGAACTTACCCTCAAAGAAATCGGCGAGATTCTCGGTCTCACGGAATCCCGCGTTTCACAAATACACTCCAAAGCTCTACTCGTTTTGCGCGCCAAAGTTCGGACGCGCATGTCCAGCTAA
- the fliN gene encoding flagellar motor switch protein FliN, whose protein sequence is MSEVFHNAVTEDSRVKAERHFSEQFRKSLGSFIERQLEVVLDGPFAFDFKEVKAYLPGEVVMCTISTVDMSLGKTHFFMTKEAAATIADLVNMGEGNAEFIPEEHLETIRDLFKETVSGYFGDVAKAGGPHQLAEEAKAVLIDMSPADFVGSWTVSVLSLGPNPNVTIVKVTSNELIDALFPPRTEPKKSAKGEQGADVIDPSVKKEMSLVMDIELPISIELGRTHMLIRDIVKLSPGSVVELDKLSGEPVDLYVNNKRFARGEVVVIEENFAVRITDLINPEERFASSKN, encoded by the coding sequence ATGAGTGAAGTCTTTCATAATGCCGTAACAGAAGACTCGCGCGTCAAAGCGGAACGACACTTTTCGGAACAGTTCCGAAAGAGCCTTGGATCGTTCATTGAACGTCAGCTCGAAGTAGTTCTCGACGGTCCGTTTGCCTTTGACTTCAAGGAAGTCAAGGCATATCTGCCCGGTGAAGTCGTCATGTGCACGATTTCGACCGTGGATATGTCGCTCGGCAAAACCCACTTCTTCATGACCAAGGAAGCGGCGGCAACCATCGCCGATCTGGTTAACATGGGAGAAGGCAACGCCGAGTTCATCCCCGAAGAGCACCTCGAAACGATTCGCGACTTGTTTAAGGAAACCGTGAGCGGCTACTTCGGCGACGTCGCAAAGGCAGGCGGCCCCCATCAGTTGGCCGAAGAAGCCAAAGCGGTTTTGATTGATATGTCGCCCGCGGACTTCGTTGGTTCGTGGACGGTCAGCGTATTGAGTCTTGGACCCAATCCGAATGTTACGATTGTCAAAGTCACGAGCAACGAGCTGATTGATGCTCTCTTCCCTCCGCGCACGGAGCCGAAGAAGAGCGCCAAAGGCGAACAAGGTGCCGACGTGATCGATCCTTCGGTCAAGAAGGAAATGAGTTTAGTTATGGATATCGAGCTTCCGATCTCAATCGAACTCGGACGCACGCATATGCTGATTCGCGACATCGTAAAACTGTCGCCGGGATCGGTCGTTGAGCTGGACAAACTCTCCGGCGAACCGGTCGATCTATACGTCAACAACAAGCGCTTCGCACGCGGCGAAGTCGTTGTTATCGAAGAGAACTTCGCGGTTCGTATCACGGACCTGATTAATCCCGAAGAGCGTTTCGCGAGCAGCAAGAACTAA
- a CDS encoding HDOD domain-containing protein codes for MKSREEVLQTLRDLKTLPSLPEVAAKVLELSNDSEVSPKSISDTVEKDPAIATRLLKLVNSPYYGIRGTMTSVQQSVIFLGVSNLRNLVLSTSVLDLFDQEVRVGSFSIKELWVHSLATACAARELCKELRLADPEVAFSAGLIHDIGKIVMDQHMHEDFQRVVSLMDRHNASMLDAETAVLGVDHAEIGYFLASRWSLPEVLQETIGFHHAPARATNHKQIAALVGYADHVVRTLKLGNGGGESPALAADFSVVLPLEDGKLEEFTENIEESLREQVQSLEAL; via the coding sequence ATGAAATCACGTGAAGAAGTGTTGCAAACACTCCGCGATCTGAAGACTCTGCCTTCGTTGCCGGAAGTCGCCGCCAAAGTTCTTGAGCTTTCAAATGATTCCGAGGTGTCGCCAAAAAGCATCTCGGACACGGTCGAGAAAGATCCCGCCATCGCGACACGTTTGCTAAAACTGGTCAATTCTCCTTACTACGGAATTCGCGGAACGATGACCAGCGTGCAGCAGTCCGTAATTTTCCTTGGTGTCTCCAACTTAAGAAATCTCGTTCTGTCCACGTCCGTCTTGGATCTTTTTGATCAAGAGGTGCGTGTCGGTTCGTTTTCGATCAAAGAACTGTGGGTTCATTCTCTCGCGACGGCCTGTGCGGCCCGCGAGTTGTGCAAGGAACTCCGGCTTGCTGATCCTGAAGTCGCGTTTTCCGCCGGCCTGATTCATGACATTGGAAAAATTGTCATGGACCAGCACATGCACGAAGATTTCCAACGCGTCGTTTCCCTCATGGATAGACATAACGCGTCCATGTTGGATGCGGAGACTGCGGTGCTGGGTGTGGACCACGCTGAAATCGGCTATTTCCTCGCGTCGCGTTGGTCTCTACCCGAAGTCTTGCAGGAGACTATCGGCTTTCATCACGCGCCGGCGCGAGCGACCAATCACAAACAGATTGCTGCTCTCGTAGGCTATGCCGACCACGTCGTGCGAACTCTGAAACTCGGAAATGGCGGCGGAGAATCTCCGGCACTCGCGGCGGATTTCAGTGTTGTGCTGCCGCTTGAAGACGGTAAGCTCGAAGAATTCACGGAGAACATCGAAGAGTCCCTTCGTGAGCAGGTTCAGTCACTCGAAGCTCTATAG